The following proteins come from a genomic window of Proteiniphilum propionicum:
- a CDS encoding lysylphosphatidylglycerol synthase transmembrane domain-containing protein — MIDFVKKYKPYLIAVLLVTVSLLIARFVCSIDFKSLKNYLSEMPGMFAGVITASLCAYISSTLSWRLCMGNEGKKVPFIELFMYRHVGEMLSFFNPTSIVAGESLKAIILAKKGVSAKHGISSILLQRVLIIFSGLFLGVVTMMYLTLGHILNSRNVLMVIIVSALPLLMAHQVMRFLVHPKLFIGKTMENLKKKTGWPVFSDNLITSAYEMNEASSIFFHENKMKFFLAFLMCIIYWLFGAAEFYIILNMMGMEISIIQASAVEMGVMLFKAAGAIVPGQIGVEEYGNKVMLDVIGIVSNEIWLVVTLIRRGRQLLWLMIAGIFMLIISKTLSPLR; from the coding sequence ATGATTGATTTTGTAAAAAAATATAAGCCATATTTAATAGCGGTATTGCTTGTAACAGTTTCACTTTTGATAGCGAGATTTGTATGTTCAATTGATTTCAAATCACTCAAAAACTATTTAAGTGAAATGCCAGGGATGTTTGCCGGAGTTATTACGGCGTCTCTCTGCGCCTATATCTCCTCTACTCTGTCATGGAGGTTGTGTATGGGTAATGAGGGCAAAAAAGTGCCTTTTATAGAGTTGTTCATGTACAGGCATGTTGGAGAGATGCTATCTTTTTTTAATCCAACCAGCATAGTTGCAGGTGAGAGCCTGAAAGCTATCATACTTGCCAAGAAAGGAGTCTCTGCCAAGCATGGAATTAGTTCCATCCTGCTGCAGAGGGTTCTGATTATTTTCTCGGGACTCTTTCTGGGTGTAGTCACCATGATGTATCTTACCCTTGGACATATATTAAACAGCAGGAATGTGCTTATGGTTATTATTGTGTCAGCACTGCCACTTTTAATGGCACATCAGGTAATGCGCTTTCTAGTACATCCGAAACTTTTCATTGGTAAAACGATGGAGAACCTGAAGAAAAAAACCGGCTGGCCAGTTTTTTCAGATAACCTAATTACTTCCGCTTATGAAATGAACGAGGCCTCTTCTATTTTTTTCCACGAAAACAAGATGAAGTTCTTTTTGGCATTTCTCATGTGCATTATTTACTGGTTATTTGGTGCAGCTGAATTTTACATTATTCTAAACATGATGGGTATGGAGATATCCATCATTCAAGCCTCGGCAGTAGAGATGGGGGTGATGTTGTTTAAAGCTGCAGGAGCTATTGTTCCCGGGCAGATAGGCGTAGAAGAGTATGGCAACAAAGTAATGTTGGATGTCATAGGAATTGTAAGTAACGAAATATGGCTTGTAGTCACTCTTATAAGAAGGGGGCGTCAGCTTTTATGGCTAATGATTGCCGGAATATTTATGTTGATCATATCAAAAACATTGAGTCCCCTCCGATAA
- a CDS encoding lactonase family protein, with protein MYKNLAMVCLIGALSASCTGNCSGKPDATKAPRSEKSVVMAKEGEMFLLAGTYTSAEGSKGVYVYRFDTVTGESGQISMAVVSNPSYLVLSPDEKYVYTVGENDKGNSAVHAFAFDKKNGNLTNINSQLTNSAGPCYITIDNRGKNVHTANYGGGSISSFQVKSDGSLTPATSVMLFEGSGPDTKRQESPHLHSVRYSPDGHFLFATDLGTDKLYRFSVSDTPFEGQPSIYESSLTEFAAPAGTGPRHFDFHPDGGRYLYLLGELSGEIIVYDYHFGELQQKQVIASDTVGARGSADIHVSPDGRYLYASNRLQADGVSIFSINSDDGTLEKVGYQPTGKHPRNFVITPNGKFLLVACRDDNVIQVFRINEETGLLTDINKDIYISMPVCLKFATSAE; from the coding sequence ATGTATAAAAATTTAGCAATGGTTTGTTTGATTGGTGCTTTGTCGGCTTCTTGCACCGGAAATTGTTCCGGTAAACCCGATGCCACAAAAGCACCACGAAGTGAGAAATCTGTGGTGATGGCAAAAGAGGGTGAAATGTTCCTTCTGGCCGGCACCTACACTTCTGCAGAAGGGAGCAAAGGTGTTTATGTTTACCGGTTCGATACCGTTACAGGCGAATCAGGCCAGATTAGCATGGCAGTTGTGTCAAACCCGTCGTACCTTGTTCTCAGCCCTGACGAAAAGTATGTTTATACAGTGGGAGAGAATGATAAGGGAAACAGCGCAGTCCATGCTTTCGCTTTCGATAAAAAAAACGGTAACCTTACAAATATAAATTCGCAGCTTACCAACAGCGCGGGTCCTTGTTATATTACAATTGACAACAGGGGTAAAAATGTGCATACTGCAAACTATGGCGGTGGCAGCATCTCGTCGTTTCAGGTGAAAAGTGATGGAAGCCTCACACCTGCAACATCGGTGATGTTGTTTGAAGGTTCCGGTCCTGATACAAAACGCCAGGAGAGCCCGCATTTGCATTCTGTGAGATATTCTCCCGACGGGCATTTCCTCTTTGCAACCGATCTGGGGACAGATAAACTGTATCGTTTCAGTGTTAGCGATACCCCGTTCGAAGGGCAGCCATCAATATATGAAAGCAGTTTAACAGAGTTTGCTGCCCCTGCCGGAACCGGTCCGCGTCATTTCGACTTTCATCCTGACGGTGGAAGGTATCTTTACTTGCTGGGTGAGTTGTCTGGTGAGATTATAGTGTATGACTACCATTTCGGAGAGCTTCAACAAAAGCAGGTTATTGCCTCCGACACTGTCGGAGCACGTGGCAGTGCTGATATACATGTTTCTCCGGATGGACGTTACCTTTATGCTTCCAACCGCCTTCAGGCAGATGGTGTGTCCATCTTTTCAATTAATAGCGATGACGGGACACTGGAAAAAGTGGGTTATCAGCCTACAGGTAAACATCCCAGGAATTTCGTAATTACACCTAATGGAAAGTTTCTGCTGGTTGCCTGCAGAGATGATAATGTGATTCAGGTATTTCGTATTAATGAAGAAACAGGATTATTGACAGATATAAACAAGGATATTTATATCAGCATGCCTGTATGTTTGAAGTTTGCGACTTCTGCTGAATAG
- a CDS encoding DUF5606 family protein, producing the protein MLSKILSVTGRPGLFKLISTGKNLNIVESLNDSKRIPVYAHEKVVALSDVSMYTMDSDVPLRDVLKKIKEKENGNRVTIGSKSSAKELFAFLEEILPDYNKESVYASDVKKLISWYNILMESDIDLEEEEKTEETPSENPEAGEEAEETPSENSEAGEITKQKD; encoded by the coding sequence ATGTTATCAAAAATATTATCTGTAACGGGACGTCCCGGCTTGTTTAAACTCATATCAACCGGCAAAAATCTGAATATTGTAGAATCGCTAAACGACAGTAAACGCATTCCTGTTTACGCACATGAAAAAGTGGTTGCATTGAGCGATGTATCGATGTACACAATGGATAGCGACGTTCCCCTGCGGGATGTTTTAAAAAAGATAAAAGAGAAAGAGAACGGAAACAGGGTCACTATTGGCTCCAAATCATCGGCAAAAGAGCTCTTCGCTTTCCTTGAAGAGATCCTTCCGGATTACAACAAAGAGAGTGTCTATGCTTCTGATGTAAAAAAATTGATCTCATGGTATAACATTCTTATGGAAAGCGACATCGATCTGGAGGAGGAAGAGAAAACGGAAGAAACCCCATCAGAGAATCCCGAAGCCGGGGAAGAAGCGGAAGAAACCCCATCAGAAAATTCCGAAGCCGGGGAAATAACTAAACAAAAAGATTAG
- a CDS encoding phosphatidate cytidylyltransferase, with amino-acid sequence MNLKNLITRAVAGIIYILVVLLGILGGRFSFLAIFGAILGTGLFEFYRMVEKDTSHAISKIFNIVMGLLIFVAVFLYQENINNYALPVMIMLYMLVLIASSVFIRRHDILHGIIYSVFGQVYITMPLSLLMFISYSYHAELTGGGYDWVPILALFVFLWVNDTAAYFIGSIIGKHKLIEHISPKKSVEGFIAGILFTLLASIIYARVYTEFSTFFWMGFAFVVSLSGTLGDLFESLIKRTCAVKDAGQLIPGHGGILDRIDSLIVAVPAVYLYLIIFLSF; translated from the coding sequence TTGAACTTAAAAAACTTAATTACACGTGCAGTGGCCGGGATAATCTATATACTGGTCGTGCTTTTGGGTATATTGGGGGGAAGGTTTTCATTTTTAGCCATCTTCGGAGCCATTTTAGGAACTGGTTTATTTGAGTTTTACCGGATGGTAGAAAAAGACACTTCTCATGCTATAAGTAAAATATTCAATATTGTGATGGGATTGCTTATATTCGTAGCAGTCTTCCTTTATCAGGAAAATATAAACAACTATGCACTTCCTGTGATGATAATGCTATATATGCTTGTTCTTATAGCATCCTCTGTATTCATACGCAGGCACGATATTCTTCATGGGATCATCTACTCTGTCTTTGGACAGGTATATATAACAATGCCTCTGAGCCTGCTTATGTTTATCTCCTATTCGTATCATGCAGAACTTACTGGGGGCGGATACGATTGGGTTCCCATACTTGCATTGTTTGTTTTTCTATGGGTAAACGATACTGCAGCATACTTTATTGGATCTATAATCGGAAAACACAAACTAATAGAACATATCTCTCCCAAAAAGTCGGTCGAAGGTTTTATCGCCGGTATACTTTTTACGCTCCTGGCATCAATTATATATGCCCGCGTATATACAGAATTCTCGACCTTCTTCTGGATGGGTTTTGCCTTTGTTGTATCCCTGTCAGGCACTCTTGGCGATCTATTTGAGTCGCTCATAAAACGTACATGTGCAGTAAAAGACGCCGGACAACTTATCCCGGGACACGGAGGCATTCTTGACAGGATAGACAGCCTTATTGTAGCAGTACCTGCTGTATACCTTTATCTGATAATCTTCCTCTCTTTTTAG
- a CDS encoding winged helix-turn-helix domain-containing protein produces MNKKIIGTNARIIWNLLNNSQKWNVSQLCEASGLSEKEIYTAIGWLARENKIEIEKSPGGNEDYYLVIEYYF; encoded by the coding sequence ATGAACAAAAAAATAATTGGAACGAACGCAAGGATAATCTGGAATCTCCTGAATAACAGCCAGAAGTGGAATGTATCACAGTTATGCGAAGCGTCAGGGCTGTCTGAAAAGGAAATATATACCGCTATAGGCTGGTTAGCCAGAGAAAATAAGATTGAGATAGAGAAATCCCCAGGCGGAAATGAAGATTACTATTTGGTGATAGAGTATTACTTCTGA
- the galE gene encoding UDP-glucose 4-epimerase GalE, producing MSKRILVTGGTGYIGSHTVVELQQAGYEVIIIDNLSNSNADVLEGITRITGKRPIFDKLDCTDFEAMKSLFKKYSFDGIIHFAASKAVGESVQKPLMYYRNNLVSLINLLELMPQYNVKGIVFSSSCTVYGEPDINPIDENAPIKPAASPYGNTKQINEEIIQDFVHSGAPIKSIILRYFNPIGSHPSAEIGELPLGVPQNLVPYITQTGIGIRQQLSVFGDDYNTPDGTCIRDFINVVDLAKAHVIAIERMLEDKSAEKVEIFNLGTGNGLSVLELIHVFEKVSGEALNYKVVGRREGDIEQIWAQPDKANNVLGWKARETIEDTMASAWKWQLRLREKGVM from the coding sequence ATGTCAAAAAGAATTCTTGTGACGGGGGGAACCGGATATATCGGGTCTCACACAGTGGTAGAGTTGCAACAAGCCGGTTACGAAGTGATTATTATTGATAATCTGTCAAATTCCAATGCCGATGTTCTTGAAGGTATAACGCGAATTACCGGCAAACGCCCTATTTTCGATAAACTAGACTGTACTGATTTTGAGGCGATGAAGTCTTTGTTTAAGAAATATTCCTTCGACGGAATCATTCATTTTGCAGCCAGCAAGGCCGTAGGCGAGTCGGTACAAAAACCGCTCATGTATTATCGCAACAACCTGGTTTCTTTGATCAATCTGTTGGAGTTAATGCCACAATACAACGTCAAGGGAATAGTTTTCTCTTCATCCTGTACTGTTTATGGAGAGCCCGATATAAATCCGATCGACGAAAATGCACCTATTAAACCTGCAGCATCACCCTATGGAAATACAAAACAGATAAACGAGGAGATTATACAGGATTTTGTTCATTCTGGTGCACCCATTAAAAGCATAATCCTTCGTTACTTCAATCCCATAGGTTCTCACCCCTCTGCAGAAATTGGAGAGTTGCCGCTTGGCGTTCCTCAGAATCTGGTTCCTTATATAACTCAGACAGGTATTGGCATCAGGCAGCAGTTAAGTGTCTTTGGTGATGATTATAATACTCCCGATGGAACCTGTATACGTGACTTTATAAATGTGGTTGATCTTGCAAAAGCCCATGTGATTGCTATTGAAAGGATGCTCGAAGATAAATCTGCAGAAAAAGTGGAGATCTTTAATCTGGGAACAGGTAACGGATTGTCAGTGCTGGAGCTGATTCATGTATTTGAAAAAGTATCCGGTGAAGCTTTGAACTACAAGGTTGTAGGACGCCGTGAGGGAGATATTGAACAAATCTGGGCTCAACCCGATAAGGCAAACAATGTGTTGGGATGGAAAGCCAGGGAGACAATTGAAGATACAATGGCATCAGCCTGGAAGTGGCAGCTGAGGTTGCGAGAAAAAGGGGTGATGTGA
- a CDS encoding peptidoglycan bridge formation glycyltransferase FemA/FemB family protein, which produces MTKYNVKTYYKKDDLPPLEERNFFHFSASFDWYGNSPTYTPFMLVAFEKERPVAAMFAIIMRINHFFRGSLFKRCFISQQPDFFEEGLPQIEIFELLITQLVKEVRKKVFLIRYENLGNAIFGYKGFRDNHFYSVKWINIRNSLQRKRKIWDQLSPSRKNQVNKAIRKGVVMEEFTSEENLHEIYNLIQNTNNKKISRRFPPYKYFENFFHYYIKTGKGKIMITRYQGKIIGGAILGFEKNNTVYCLYYWGKTKRYKMLYPTIFTIYSAMKMAEENGFRYFDFMDVVFLNKNAGRSRFLLQFGGKQRATRRWYRFNWGLLNFFANRIYD; this is translated from the coding sequence ATGACAAAATACAATGTAAAAACATACTATAAAAAGGATGATCTCCCTCCACTGGAGGAGCGCAATTTTTTTCACTTTTCTGCATCATTCGACTGGTATGGAAATTCCCCTACTTACACCCCTTTCATGCTTGTTGCTTTTGAAAAAGAGAGGCCTGTGGCTGCAATGTTTGCAATTATTATGCGCATAAACCACTTCTTCAGAGGTTCTTTATTCAAGCGGTGCTTTATCTCCCAACAACCCGATTTCTTTGAAGAAGGACTTCCCCAAATAGAGATATTCGAGTTACTAATAACACAACTTGTAAAGGAGGTGCGAAAGAAGGTTTTTCTGATCCGATACGAAAATCTGGGTAACGCTATTTTCGGATATAAGGGCTTTAGAGATAACCATTTCTACTCGGTGAAGTGGATTAACATAAGGAACTCTTTACAACGTAAAAGAAAAATATGGGATCAGCTCTCACCATCGAGAAAAAATCAGGTAAATAAAGCTATAAGAAAGGGCGTGGTGATGGAAGAGTTTACTTCTGAAGAGAACTTACACGAGATATACAATCTAATTCAGAATACCAATAACAAAAAAATATCGAGACGCTTCCCTCCATATAAATATTTTGAAAACTTTTTCCATTATTACATTAAGACAGGGAAAGGTAAAATAATGATTACTCGTTATCAAGGCAAAATAATAGGAGGAGCCATTTTGGGATTCGAAAAAAACAATACTGTGTACTGCCTCTACTATTGGGGGAAAACGAAAAGATACAAAATGCTATATCCTACAATATTCACAATATATTCAGCTATGAAAATGGCGGAAGAGAACGGATTCAGATATTTTGATTTTATGGATGTGGTTTTTTTAAATAAAAATGCCGGAAGATCACGTTTCCTGCTCCAGTTTGGCGGAAAACAAAGAGCTACGAGACGCTGGTACAGGTTCAATTGGGGACTACTAAACTTCTTTGCAAACCGAATATACGATTAA
- a CDS encoding lysophospholipid acyltransferase family protein, which produces MKEILRFLYQWIIFVPVFILFTLLTALIVITMAPIFGSRFWGYFPPKWWSKLTCRLALCRIKTKGYENLDPQQSYVFIANHQGAFDIFLVYGFLNQNIKWVQKQSLRNIPFVGFASKKAGHVFVDNSTLASRKATIEKAKEQIADGSSMVIFPEGARTVTGKMGRFKKGAYHIAYDMKLPIVPLTINGSYEVLVRNSLRLRLCKKMELIIHEPIPTENLSEADIPQLIERTKETIHKSLWEKYK; this is translated from the coding sequence GTGAAAGAGATACTGCGTTTTTTATATCAATGGATTATTTTCGTGCCGGTATTCATTTTGTTTACTCTTCTAACGGCGCTGATCGTTATAACTATGGCTCCCATTTTCGGGAGCAGGTTCTGGGGGTATTTCCCCCCGAAATGGTGGTCGAAGCTTACCTGCCGTCTTGCTTTATGCCGCATTAAAACGAAAGGGTATGAAAATCTCGATCCGCAACAATCCTATGTGTTTATTGCCAATCATCAGGGAGCTTTTGATATTTTTCTGGTTTATGGCTTTTTAAATCAGAATATCAAATGGGTACAAAAACAAAGTTTGCGAAACATCCCCTTTGTGGGATTTGCATCTAAAAAAGCAGGACATGTTTTTGTTGATAACTCAACGCTTGCCTCTAGAAAAGCTACAATTGAAAAAGCTAAAGAACAAATTGCCGATGGTTCATCAATGGTTATCTTTCCCGAGGGGGCACGTACCGTAACAGGTAAAATGGGGCGCTTCAAAAAGGGTGCTTACCATATTGCATATGATATGAAGCTGCCGATTGTTCCGTTAACTATCAATGGCTCGTATGAAGTTCTGGTAAGAAACTCTTTGCGGTTAAGGCTTTGTAAGAAAATGGAACTTATAATCCATGAACCTATACCTACCGAAAACCTTTCTGAAGCAGACATTCCACAATTGATTGAACGTACAAAAGAGACTATCCATAAGTCATTGTGGGAAAAATATAAATAA
- the kdsB gene encoding 3-deoxy-manno-octulosonate cytidylyltransferase has translation MKVVAIIPARYASSRFPGKPLADMDGKPMIRRVYEQVRKVVNDVYVATDEIRIFDAVKNFGGNALMTSEKHRSGTDRCCEAVNATGLHFDVVLNIQGDEPFIHPSQIELLIGCFSDPDVQIATLVKSFSVEDGFEALFNPSSPKVVVNKNSEAIYFSRSVIPYIRDADYGEWLKKHLFYKHIGIYGYRTDILVEITKLLPSALEKAESLEQLRWIENGYRIKVAVTEHETIGIDTPEDMQRALEYLRRSR, from the coding sequence ATGAAAGTTGTAGCAATTATACCGGCGCGGTATGCATCTTCGCGCTTTCCAGGGAAACCGCTTGCCGACATGGATGGCAAACCCATGATCAGACGTGTGTATGAACAGGTGAGAAAAGTGGTTAACGATGTGTATGTAGCCACTGATGAAATCCGTATTTTTGATGCTGTAAAAAATTTTGGAGGTAATGCTCTGATGACATCCGAAAAGCACAGAAGCGGCACCGACCGTTGTTGTGAAGCGGTAAATGCTACAGGGTTGCATTTCGATGTAGTCCTTAATATTCAAGGAGATGAGCCCTTTATCCATCCATCGCAAATAGAATTGCTGATAGGTTGTTTCTCAGACCCTGATGTGCAAATTGCAACTTTGGTGAAATCTTTTTCAGTGGAGGATGGTTTTGAAGCATTGTTTAATCCATCATCACCCAAAGTTGTAGTCAATAAAAATAGCGAAGCTATCTATTTCAGCCGTTCTGTAATTCCCTATATCCGGGATGCGGATTATGGCGAATGGTTAAAGAAACATCTTTTCTACAAACATATTGGCATATACGGTTATAGAACAGATATACTGGTGGAGATTACGAAGCTGCTACCATCTGCTCTGGAAAAGGCAGAGTCCCTGGAACAGCTTCGATGGATTGAAAATGGATATCGTATAAAGGTGGCAGTGACTGAGCATGAGACAATAGGCATCGATACACCTGAAGATATGCAAAGAGCGTTGGAATATTTGAGACGGTCAAGGTAA
- a CDS encoding NfeD family protein, translated as MKKLQVACLLFILILSFSIQAQESKPLIYRINVKENIGSNTWIYLQNGLHNAMEKNAHAVLLHMNTYGGSVLEADSMRTAILNFQIPVYVFIDNNAASAGALISIACDSIFMRSSASIGAATVVDGATGAQSPDKYQSYMRGIIRATAESHGKTVIVQNGDTITKWKRDPAIAEAMVDERTVIPGYDDSTRVLTLTANQAVELGYCDGIAENVHELVVTYLGYNDYTFETYNPSFYDKIKGFLTNGLVQAFLIMFIIGGIYFELQSPGVGFPSAMAITAALLYFTPLYLTGYAQNWEVLLFVLGLIFIVFEIFVIPGFGVTGILGILFVISALVLALIGNVRFNFEGLPATEMFRAVMTVLGGMGLSVVLIIYLSGRIGKPGFLNFAALHADQEGFVSVPMEPLAMVGKTGVAATVLRPSGRVYVEGEYYDAISLKGFVDKDEEVVVKRYENSQLYVVRKI; from the coding sequence ATGAAAAAATTACAAGTTGCATGTTTGCTGTTTATCCTGATCCTCTCTTTCAGTATTCAGGCACAGGAATCAAAGCCATTGATCTACCGGATAAATGTCAAGGAAAATATAGGGAGTAACACATGGATATATCTCCAGAACGGACTTCACAATGCAATGGAGAAAAATGCCCATGCCGTACTCCTGCATATGAACACTTATGGCGGAAGCGTTCTCGAGGCAGATTCCATGCGAACGGCAATACTCAATTTCCAAATTCCCGTGTATGTGTTTATAGATAATAATGCAGCGTCAGCCGGCGCTCTTATTTCGATAGCCTGTGACAGTATCTTCATGCGCAGCAGCGCGTCAATTGGTGCGGCAACTGTCGTTGACGGAGCTACCGGAGCCCAGTCTCCCGATAAATACCAGTCGTATATGAGAGGTATTATACGTGCTACTGCAGAGAGTCACGGCAAAACAGTGATAGTGCAAAATGGTGATACCATTACAAAATGGAAGCGCGACCCGGCTATAGCTGAGGCAATGGTTGATGAAAGAACAGTAATACCGGGTTATGACGATTCTACAAGAGTACTTACTTTAACTGCTAATCAGGCTGTTGAGCTGGGATATTGTGACGGTATTGCAGAGAATGTTCATGAACTGGTTGTCACATATTTGGGTTATAACGACTATACGTTCGAAACCTACAATCCCTCTTTCTATGATAAGATAAAAGGTTTTCTTACCAATGGGCTGGTACAAGCTTTTTTGATCATGTTTATTATAGGAGGTATCTATTTTGAACTGCAGTCACCCGGTGTAGGATTTCCATCTGCAATGGCTATTACGGCGGCACTACTCTACTTTACCCCGTTGTATCTCACAGGATATGCCCAGAATTGGGAAGTGCTACTTTTTGTACTGGGACTAATATTCATTGTTTTTGAGATATTTGTCATTCCCGGCTTTGGTGTCACCGGAATACTGGGAATTCTGTTTGTTATATCTGCATTAGTGCTGGCCCTTATAGGAAATGTACGGTTCAATTTTGAAGGGCTCCCTGCCACAGAGATGTTTAGGGCGGTGATGACAGTGCTTGGAGGAATGGGGTTGAGTGTTGTCCTTATTATCTATCTGTCGGGTAGGATTGGGAAGCCCGGATTTCTTAACTTTGCAGCATTGCATGCAGATCAGGAGGGTTTTGTATCGGTACCCATGGAGCCGTTGGCCATGGTAGGTAAAACAGGGGTGGCGGCAACTGTTTTACGGCCATCGGGACGGGTGTACGTAGAAGGAGAGTATTACGATGCTATCTCACTGAAGGGGTTTGTTGATAAAGACGAGGAGGTTGTTGTTAAACGTTATGAGAATTCTCAGTTATATGTTGTACGGAAAATTTGA